TAAGACAGAAGGAGTCATTACAATTCTTGGTGACCCTAAAAAAGCCCTGGTTAAACTTTCAGGGCCCATGATCATTTCAATGATCTTAATGTCACTTTACAATATCGTTAACGCAATTTGGGTTGCTGGTCTTGGCGGAGATGCATTAGCAGCAGTTGGATTTGTAACCCCTTTATACTTGATACTTGTGGGGTTAAATAATGGTTTAGGAGCGGGTGCAGCTTCTGCGATATCACGTTATATTGGTGCAAATAATAAAAAATCTGCAAATAATGCTGCTATGCATACACTCGTTCTTACAATGGGTATTTCACTTATCATGACTGTAGTTCTGCTGGTATTTCTTGAACCAATACTCATCCTTTTTGGTGCAGGAAGTACATTATATCTTGCAATCCAGTATGCACAGGTTATCATTCTAGGAACCATCTTAATGCTATTTGTAGGTGCAGCCTATGGCATACTTCGTGCAGAGGGTGATGTCAAAAGAACGATGTATGCAATGATATTATCCTCAGTTGTGAACATGGTCCTTGACCCCATACTCATTTATGTTGCAGGTTGGGGAATTTCCGGGGCAGCATGGGGTACATTTATATCCACAGCATTAGTAGCTGTTATTTTGCTATACTGGCTATTTGTAAAGAGGAACACCTATATTTCTTTCTCATTTAAGGATTTTATGCCCGATAGAACCATAACTAAAAATATTTTAGGAGTGGGACTACCAGCAAGTGTTGAATTCCTCGTGATATCAATTCTTTCAATTGTTCTTAATGCCCTTCTGGTCATGGTTGCAGGAACAGATGCAGTTGCAGTTTATACTACTGGTTGGAGGGTAGTGATGTTTGCCATGGCACCAATAATAGGTATAGGAACTGCACTGGTTACAGTTGTTGGTGCTTCTTATGGAGCTAAAAAATATAGAACTCTCTCTATGACCTATAAGTACTCTTTGAAGATCGGACTTCTTGTAGTGGCAGTAACCAGTATTTTATTATATGTATTTGCAGATTATATTGCCATGTTATTCACTTACAGTTCCACAAGTGCATATTTATCACCCACAATTGCTTCATTCATCCAGGTAATGTGCCTATTTTTCATATTCCTACCATTAG
This genomic interval from Methanobacterium sp. Maddingley MBC34 contains the following:
- a CDS encoding putative efflux protein, MATE family (PFAM: MatE~TIGRFAM: putative efflux protein, MATE family); this translates as MQRNKPTQSTPNHSTDYDKTEGVITILGDPKKALVKLSGPMIISMILMSLYNIVNAIWVAGLGGDALAAVGFVTPLYLILVGLNNGLGAGAASAISRYIGANNKKSANNAAMHTLVLTMGISLIMTVVLLVFLEPILILFGAGSTLYLAIQYAQVIILGTILMLFVGAAYGILRAEGDVKRTMYAMILSSVVNMVLDPILIYVAGWGISGAAWGTFISTALVAVILLYWLFVKRNTYISFSFKDFMPDRTITKNILGVGLPASVEFLVISILSIVLNALLVMVAGTDAVAVYTTGWRVVMFAMAPIIGIGTALVTVVGASYGAKKYRTLSMTYKYSLKIGLLVVAVTSILLYVFADYIAMLFTYSSTSAYLSPTIASFIQVMCLFFIFLPLGVMSSSVFQGIGKGTTSLILTVLRELAFVSVFAYTFSILLGWGENGVWWGIIIGNLFGSIFAYIWAHLYIKRLQDSSKLDPQLK